The DNA window atatcttaatttgtgtttcaaagatgaacgacgatattatggatttggaacgacatgagggtgaataattaatgactatccctttaatctgtTTGTCCCATGATCTCTACTAGAATGAAATAAAGCATCTTACCATAACATAACAGTCTTGTTTACTGTTCAGGTTAGAGGTAGAAGCAGTAATGGAGCTCAGAGTCAACACAGATGCAGTGAAAGACATGACTCCAACATTCCCCTCCACCCATGGACCTCCAGAAGAGGAGGATGGTGAAGAGGATGGACAGGAGATGATGGCAGAAGCGTCAGGAGGCGGTAGTGAAGAGTATGGACCAGTGACTCATCAGGAGAGTCTAGAGCAGCACAGCCTGTACCGAGACATCTGGAGCCTGAGAGCATCACTGGAGCAGTACGCCTCCTCCGACCTGAGCAGCAACGACAGGGACTCCACTCGCAGCGATGCTGACAGCGTTTGCTCAGCGGGAGCATCGAGAGCGGCCGTCCCTGGCTATCAGTCACAAGACATCGATGATGATATAGACGGGGACGGAGAGCTTCCATATGATGACATGGTCAGGGAAGCTGAGCAGAGGAGAACTGGACGAGACAGTGTGGACCCGGAGAGAGGAAGCGACGGAGAGACAAACAACCGGAAGCTTCTGCAGATGGACAGCGGATACGCCTCAATCGAGGCTCCTTGCAAGGCTCCGGAGGAGTTCAGATTGTTTGGAAGTAGCTCCGGAAAGACAGCATCAGAGCGTCGCCGCTTTTTCACCAATTCTGGACGCAAAGGCACGGTTTGTGAGAGTTTTGAGGCACAGGTTTTTAAGGAAGAGCTGGAAGACGAGGTATCGGAGAGCAGCCTAAGTTTGGAGACAGAGACTCCCGTTACGGGAGAACCTCAACCCACGACCAAACACAGGCCGTGTTTCCGCCGCAGAGACTACAGCATTGATGAGAAGACAGAGGCACTGTTTAATGAATTCCTACGCCATGACCCCCAGTTTGACCAGCAGGGCTCGCCCTCCTTGCGTCACCGGCACCGCTCCAGAATCCATCTCAGGAAGCAGTGGCAGCGCAGCAAACAGTACAGCGACCCCGGTGCCACTCGATTATCACCATCTCTAGAGCGACAGCGCTGCTATCCACTCCGCCGAGGCGACAGCGCCAACTTCCCCTTAGACACACGCTACCACAGCACCTTGCCTCGCATCGCTAGCGCCGCGGACGAGGAGGTCAGCGAGGGAGCAGCGAGTATGGAATCGCCCGAGCCTGAAAAATCCGATCCAGAGCTGGAGGATGCTGATCCGCTCTCAGAAACAAGAAGTTCTGGTCCAGACCGGGAGGAAAACgcaaacaacagcagcaacaacacaAGCCCACATCTCTTTTCATTGCAAACGCAGGACACCAGTGCCAGGGACTGTGGGATACTGGAGGAATTGGGAACAAATGCTGATCCCGCAGATTCACATAAACATTCACAGATGGACCGTGGTGGACCAGTGGCTACATTTAGttctcatttgcatttacatacaaacacactcagCTCGAATCCCACTGATCCGGATCAGGACTCGGACTACATCCATTACATACACACTGAGATCAGTCCGTCAGACAAACTGGCGTCCACACTGGACGATCGGCTCTACTCCGACCTGAGGACTCAAAGAGGGAGTCAAGAGTGTGTCGTGACTGTAAACCGCACCTCACCAGGTCTAGAAGAATAATTCTGGTTCTGGAAGGTGAAAACTCGGCTTCTTTTAAGCACACTATAACACTTCCTAGCTGTAAGGAATCTGCACaattaaacaaagacaaaaaggtAATCACCCTAGAGGGCAggcaaataactaaataaatcaacACATACATACCCATGTAACAACTATTTTAACGCCAAAAAAGAAATGGTACAGCGCCACCTGTTGGAAAACTGACTTTTTATTCAGATCTGTTTTTTGGATGTCAGTAACTCCTTTTCCACCAACAGGGTGCTGGGAAACTAATGTCTTTCTCACATAAAGAACAAGAACTCGATAGCAACAGTGACACAGATCTAGATCTCGGCCATTATAATGAACAAACACCCTGGTGTGCTGACCATCAGGAAATTATTTCAGTAAATCTGTTTGGTGAAAGACATTACACACTTCAGAGTAAATGTAAGAGTTTAAACAGTGTGAACATATCCATCCTACGCTAGAAAACCTATTAACTTCATTTCACCAAGGGACTAAACATAGAAACACGGATCTGCATTCAAACTAACTTCCACTGAAACAATCTGCAGACGTTTGGTGCTTCAATCACATTCCAGCCAAGACTCAATTACAATCAGCACTGAACATTTCTAATTAAACCCCTCTAGAACACTTCAGTGACAGTGAAGCTTGAGATTTAACATTGATGAGGGTTTTAAAAGCTCTATTTTATGAGTCCTGAACATCATGAATcagtgtaattaaaacattaatgttaagATGATCATTGATCAATATCTCAGTTTCATACCTTTATTCAGATCATGATCATGTAGATCATAGATCATGTTTAGCATCAGGAACGCAGGGTAGTGTTGGTGATTGTATATGTACATCTAGATCAATCTGAAGTATCATTTTTAAAGTATAATTCCTTTGCAATAGAGGTAATTTTGTTGgtttaatgcaaaaaaagaaaacaatcaagTTGACTGATTTAAATTGTCAGCTATTATCAAGGCGAATGAGACATATAcatgtatgttaaaataaatgattgcTTTTACACAATCATGACTGAAATCTGGAATTGTTTGGAAACAAAACTGTGTTGAAGTCTCAGGGTGAAGCATTACTTTAACCTCCAAAAACAAACTGATAGAAGCCTGTTgcatagtttaaaaataaatgagttaTATACAGTCTAGGTACTGAACTGGGCTTGTTACCGTGGAAACAGACGTgtgaggggtcaaaggtcacacgcCAGAGACAAAGCTGCTGATTCTGGACAATGTATTTCTAGATTTGTCTGAACAATTGGTTTGAAACAGCAGCAGAAGATGAACGCAGTGAGTTTCCTGCAGCTCCAAAAATACTGAAGAGCTTCCAATCGTCCATCAACAAACCCATGACCTCACTTCCTGTTGAGTCAGTCTCTCAGGAAGTGTTTGATTTCaccaataacacaaaataataatgaaagccGATTTTAAAAACCATTTCTATTACCGTCATGacaattaaacacaaaatattaaacttacattttgatcataaatatacagaaaatgCAAATAACTAAACTTAGGTGTCTATATTCATCTGTATGGATTACAATAATGATAGTTTGGGGGTAAATGTGATTAATAGTCATGAAATAATTGACAGTTTTATCCTGTGAAGCAAAAAGTGATTCTGGTTTGAAGCAGTACTCTTGATCTGAGAGCGGTTCTgtgatgaaacacacacacacacacacacacacacacacacacacacacacacacactcacccagaGCTAGACGTGCGCTGAAGAACATCAGCAGAAGATCACGGATCCACAGAGCAGATCTTCATCGGATTCATCACCTGGGACTGAGCTCGGCTCAGATACAGACGAGGATCAGATTCGGTGGATCAAAAACAGATTTCAGaacaaataaaacagtttgaTGGTTCTATATATTAATAACTGAAGTAAATGATTCCAGTTAATAGAAATTGCAAGacaaactcaaaaaaaaagaaagaataataattccgagatataaagtcagaattgtgagacctAAGCTTGTAATTCTGAGGAAGATAATCGTAATTGTGATATAAAATGtctttttcaaaaaaaacaaatacaacctGAACTGTAATATGTAGGAAACCCCAAAATGTGGTTTGATTCTCAGATTTCAGACCCTAATATTTGCTTACaacaaaacaattctaaataataattttgtcagaGGACCACAGCGTCCTGCGGTTTACTGCATTGAGACACCAGAGAAGCAGGTATAACAGCTGAATATATGAATAAAGCCAGGAATAAATGATACCACGTAATGGAACAGATACGAGTGAAGCAGCAGTTACACAAGGCTTCAAGGcttgggaagtcatggcctagtgtttgactcctaaccctagggttgtgggttcgagtctcagaggtgctcttgagcaagacactgaaccccagctgctccccgggaGACGccgcataaatgatgcccactgctccaggtgtgtgtgtgtgtgtgtgtgtgtgtgtgtgtgtgcactttggatgggtcaaatgcagagcacgaatcctgagtatgggtcaccacacttggctgtaCTTCACTTTCAAACACGGTCATGAATTGAGTGAGAGCAGAGATGGAGGTTTTTCTTCAGACTGACCATTATTCACTTCTCTTTTTCTGTGAAAGGGACTTTACAAGTGCTACATTCATTTAGCagctgcttttatccaaagcgacttactaatgaggacaacagaagcaatcaaaaacaacaaaagaaaaattatatataactgctataacaagtcttagtttaaacacagtacacatagcaaggcttttaaataatacaataaaaagaaaaccgatggaatacaaaaagaatagaacaagctagcgttagagtttttttttataattgtataataaatgaaaagaaaaaagaatagaatagtgagtgttaaagttagagggtcaaataaagatggaagagatgtgttttaagccgattcttgaagatggctaaggactcagctgctgggattgagttggggagttcattccaccagaaggaacgtttattttaaaagtcagttaaagtgactttgtgcttctttgggatgaacaatcaagcgacgttcacttgcagaacacaagcttctagaggcacatgagtctgaagtaacgaatttaggtaaatgagtgcagagccagtggtagttttgtaggcaaacatcaatgccttgaattttatgcgagcagctattggaagccagtgcaaattgataaacagaggtgtgacgtgtattctttttggctcattaaaaattaatcttgctgccgcgttctggattaattgtgaaggtttgatagaattggctggaagacctgccaagagggcattgcaatagtccagccacagaacaagagcttgaacaaggagttgtgcagcatgttcggaaagaaagggcttgatcttcttgatgttgaatgaagcaaatctgcaggaccggacagttttagcaatgtggtcagagaaagtcagctgatcatcaatcataactccaaggcttctagctgtttttgaaggagttatggttgatgtgcctaacttgatggtgaaattgtgatggaacgatgggtttgctggaatcacaagcagttctgtcttggcaaggttgagttgaaggtgatggtccatcatccaggaagaaatgtctgttagacaagctgagatgcgaatagctaccgtcggatcatcaggatgtaATGAGAGGtagagtgtcatcagcatagcagtggtatgaaaagccatgtttctgaatgacagaacctaatgatgccatgtagacagagaagagaagtggtcccagaactgagccctgaggcaccccagtagttagatgatgagacttggacacctcacctctccaagatactttgaaagacctatctgataggtaagactcaaaccattgaagcgtggttcctgagatgcctttcgccagtagcgttgataggaggatctggtgattaaccgtgtcaaaagcagcggacagatcaagcaggataagtactgaagatttggattctgctcttgccagtcttagagcttcaacaactgagagcaaggccgtctcagctgAATGTCCACCTCTggagccagattggttgctgtcaaggggatgttgtgtgtgagaaatgcagagacttggttgatgaggaggaggaggaggaggagttgtTACAAATATAACTTTTAGGTAAATCCTTTGAGTCCGAAACCACACGATGGTGAGAAAATGACAGAATCTCGGGAACATTTGACTCGAGGCCTTTACGTATAAAACAACATAAAGGTATTGATAATGTACATTGTAATGCATTGCAtcttttcataattattaaaacacaatgtttgcagatatttgtgACTTTCTactctcacaattctgatataGTTTTTTAAGTTTGGAGAAGAAAGTGGAAACTCCTACACAGAGTCATAACTCTAAAAtcttgagggggaaaaaaacctcTGAATTCCAAGATTTCAATTCAGAATCTGCAATCAAAAAACAGTCAGAACTTTGAAATAATTCGAAATTAAAACCAATTTCCAACAAAAGGCATGCAAATAAAGACCACGAGCTCAGCTTCAGTTGGgatgtgttttatataaataatatttaaaaaatatttatcggGAAAAACAAACCAAAAGGGGAAATGAACCCAAAGTCCTGCGGCGAGCAGCTCTCCGTCAACATCACAGCATGCAGTTCAgtttgatcatcatcatcatcacctgcAGCATACTTCCTTTACACCAAACCATCTGCATCTTTAACAGCAGGAAAATTAAAAGACTAGGGTTTAAAATGAAACGTAAGGTCGGTCCGGTCCGACAACCGAATGGATGATCCTCAGCAGCAGAGGAGGATTGTGGGAAACGTCTCCACTCTTTTACAGCATTCTCAAGTAAAGTCAGTCCTGGCACTGTGTGTTTGAGTTCATCATCACTGCAGAAGTGTGCGTCGAAAACAGCGCTAGAAACTGACTGCTGGGAAATGACATAAACCTGCAGAGAACAGAGAgaacagagatagagagagagagagagagagagagagagagagagagagagagagagagagactgagtcaTCACATTCACTGTGGCATCTCATCAGCATGAGGAACCCCAgccttttttactgtatttttgatcaaataaacacagccttgagcagaagagactctttcAGAATCGTTCTAATCTATCTGAGTGACCTCCTGTAGAGTGACCCCGTGATGAGTGACCCCGTGATGAGTGACCCCGTGATGAGTGACCCCGTGATGAGTGACCCCGTGATGAGTGACCCCGTGATGAGTGACCCCGTGATGAGTCACCTGTACAGAGGAGCAGGTGTGCAGCGGGTCATTGCTGCTTGCAGGTGGGAAGCTTGCGGATCTTGCTGGCGGCGGAGAGGCCCTTCCTGGAGGGATTGGAGGAAGAGCTGGAGCGCCGCTCGGATTTAGGCTTCAGTGCAGCCGACTCCGTCCCGTTCACACACACCGGTTTGGCCACGGCACAGGTGCGCTCCGGAGCACGttcttcttcctcatcctcctcatcctccggGACCTgccctgttcacacacacacccacacacaggaGCGTTAGTGAACATTAGTGTccaacacacagacaacacaACAGCAGCAGTGAACAACTGTGTGGAACCAGAGAAACTGACAGGACACTCcacaaataataaactaaaatccacctttacacacacacacacacacacacacagagtgacacTAATCAGAGCAGGTCAAACAGTTCAATACTAACGAAGTGCAGAAAGTCATCTGTGGGCGGAGTCAGTGTGCTCACTAAGCCCCGCCCCCTCACCTGGCACAGTGAAGTCCTGAGTGTATATGATGTCATCCTCTCCGTCGAAGAGCTCGTCCTCGTCCTCAGTGTAACCGTGCAGATCCTCCAGGTACGGCATCACCGTCAGGCTCCTCCAGGGGTCACGCGTCTCTGCGCTGGGGGGGATGGGCACCGGAGGCTCCGTGGGGGGGTGTTTCTTACGCACCCAGctaaacaggaagaggaagtgaccCGTGAGACCAATCAGGGTTATTACAGTTTACAAAAACGGTCCATTATTGGAAATTTAAAacggttaaaataaaatacacaagcaCTGCGTTCGATCGGTCCTTTATACTTCTGCACTGATGCACTCACTTGTGTTGTCTGATGCGCTGTATTGAAAACCTCTTGACAGGATCATATTCCAGCATCCCTGCGGATAAAAACAGCTCAGATGAAGGAAGCGTAGACACATGCACAGACATCAGGATCAGTGCGAGAGCTTTAAATCAGACAGATGTCATGCTCCAGGAGGAAACACTCACATCACGACTGACTGACCTCACCAGACTTTAACAAAGCCACGAAAAATGATTTTCAGATTACCTCAAATACACACAATATTATACACACATGCGTGCCCCAGACTATATGcatcatgattattattttaattaatgttttttttttaagtattttttatttagtaataatttaTAAACCTGAAAGCTCAAATGTAAGAGATTCTGGGTTTCCGTCTCACATTTGAGCTTGATGTTTAAATATGTCTTGAAGCAGTCTGAACTGCACAATAAATAGTTTCAGTTATTATTATGATACACTGTAACACAATAAACTGTTAAAGCTCTATGTAACACTGAAACAGAACATTCAGTGTTAGGAGAGGAGCACGTGCgaccgctctgtgtgtgtgtgtgtgtgtgtgtgtgtgtgagagagagagagagagtgtgagtgagtgtgtgtgtgtgtgtgtgtgacatatcaggacacatctctgtataatgtcatgggtatgacacaggtattacaaggagagggagacttatgaggacataacccatgtcctcatttttcaaaacacttataaatcatacagaatgagtttttttgagaaagtaaaaatgcagaaagtttcctgtgagggttagggttaggtgtagggttggtgaagggccatagaatatacagtttctacagaataaaaaccattacacctatgggatgaacacactttacacacaaacaaacacgagtgtgtgtgtgagtgtgttcactcATGAGGGTTCGCTCTGATGAAGCTCTCAAACACAGACTGCTCCAGCATCAGTGCTGAACATTAcagtcacagcgccacctagagGTCAAACATCTGAGCTTGAAAAACTGCTGCTTGAGCACAACAGAgaggtttattacaaaaaaaaaaaaaaaaaatctagatctTGAACTCAGGACACATTTAATCTTCGTAATATACTGACATTAAAACATTCTACTATGTATAAAATATACCATATTCAATTATTTTCATTCAAGGGGTCACGAACTAAGAAACCAATATTCCCTTCCAGCGGAGTCATCACGCTCCTCTTCTACTGTGCTCGGTCGGTTTAGCAGCGCTCTCTTACTCCTGACAGTGAAATAGATGGAGATGTGTATATATTTAGATCTTCGAGACGATGCAGTGTCTTCATTAGACCCAGCGCTCATCATCTTCTCTCTGAGAGACGCTCTACACGGATGAATCGGAGGAGGTTTGGTGGCTCACCTCTCAGCAGGTCAGACAGCTGCGGGCCGCACTCCTCAGGAACCGTGTAGTCCCCCTTCCCAATGTTCTCGAATAGCTTATAGATGTTGTCCCCCTCGAACGGGTACAGACTCGTGGTGATGTTGTATCTGTGAGGAGACACGGATCAGACGATCTCAGAGAGCAAGGACTCGTGGAAGTACAAACCCTGGTCATTTTCTCCATTGGGAAATCCATTATTAATAAAGTGTTAATGTGACGGATGTGTTGAACCCATCTGTTCACTCCATTTCAGCTTATTTTGTAAAATGCGTTTAGCAGCAGAATTCATGGTgggaaaactacattacccatgatgctgtgcAGAAAATCCCACCAATCAAAGTCACAGCCAGgaataaatatatgattaaatatatgcaataaaTTTCCAGCTCTTGAGGATTAAAACATTAGACCAAAACTTCCTAATCAATTCAGAATGAACTAAAAGAAAGAGATGTATTAATTTAAACTCCAATATAATTAACCTGGACTTGGATCTGGACataaatgatgatgatgtcatttcTAAGTAATTAATCATGACGCTGTGATTGGAGGAAATGATGAGTGATGAAACGCTCAAATGTAACGGAGATCAAAGACTATATAAAAACAGACTTGGACAGAAATGGAGAATAGAAATATGTTGAGTTGAGTCTGGACGAGCAGGGTTTGATCATGATGATGATGTCGGGGTCTGGAGGAACTCACAGTGTGACCCCAGCAGACCAGATGTCCACCTTGAACCCTGAAAACGTGTCCAGGCCGTTGGCGATCTCTGGAGGCTGGAACGCTGGTGACCCCTGACTCGTCCGACACGTGTCGTCCTCCGCAAACGGGTGGAGCGCctgggggtcagaggtcagagagcAACACAGAGTCAGTGCAGGAGCTGATCCGACCTGCTTTAACCCTTTATACCTGCAATCTGCATCAGTGGCAGATCTGTGCTCAGTCTGAGAGGTGGTCTTTCCTCTGTGTATCAGACTATAACACACCGTCTCACCTCTGCTACTCCCAGGTCAGAGATCTTCAGCGCCCCGTCTGTGGTCAGCAGCAAGTTCCCTGGTTTAATATCTTTGTGTACGATTCCCTGGCTGTGCAAGTATTCAAGACCGTCCAGAAGCTGGCAGAAGTACCTGAGAGAAGAACGACAGAGAGACACATGTTTCAGAAAAATGAGAATTGATTAGAATTGAGTCAGATATGAAACAGAGCAGAGATGCTCAGCAGAAACACTCACAGATGCATTTACTGTAACGTGCTCAAACTCTGAATATAAAGACTGTTTTGCTAGATtcaattcagtttagtttttaaatcttgtgtgtgtgtgtctcacccgtGAGCTTGAAACACTGGAAATCTCTTCTCTGGAACGCTGTCCAACATCTCCTGCATCCCACAGACACAATACTCCATCACCATATACGTGCAGCAGTGGTTAAGGGGTTAACACACTCCAGCACATTCACAGCACACACTCATTTCTGGGAGAGATACTGCTTTAAGACAGAGAGTGTGAAGCAGAGCTgacgcagcacacacacacacacactccggtGGAAAGGATATATCTTCTGCTTCTCATCGTTGTACAGCACATCCACCAGCTGGATGATGTTTTTGTGCTGCAGTCGTCTCAGCAGCTGAATCTCCCTGCAGAACAACAGaagacattaaacacacacacacacacacacacctcccatCTGCTCACGTGTGAGTGAATCACTGGTTAACACTAAACCAGCTGCTGTTTCAGACAGGTTCAGGTTTggggagagagagacacaaacatctgtagAGTGAACACTAGATAAATCATCAACTTACTCAAAGaaacgtgtgcgtgtgtgtgtgtgtgtgagagagtgtgtagtGATCCTGAGAGTAACCATGTTTCCACACGACTGAAATAGCAGCAggctgaatacacacacacacacacacacacacacacacacacacacacacaccgatggCCTGTGTTTTAGGTTTAATATATCCAAACATCATTAATGCAGGTGTAAGTGCAGGTTAAATGCTTTCATGTCTTGTGTGTAAAAGCCTCTTCAGacgcagcttctgtgtttcctctgcactgcaaagattcattttattaataatgatctCATTTGTTTGGTAAGAGCCCAAATGTCTTATTCTAATTCACTGATTAAATGTAATAACTGACTCAACGCTTTCCTCTCAATAACGACAGAGCGGATGAAACGCACCTGATTACAGCGATGTGGATGGaaacattatttcattaaagTGATGGTTTGCAAAGATCAAGCTTGATCTAGTTCAGGACggttttgattatcataaacCTATAAACTATTTTAAGGGAGA is part of the Carassius auratus strain Wakin chromosome 27, ASM336829v1, whole genome shotgun sequence genome and encodes:
- the LOC113045077 gene encoding voltage-dependent calcium channel beta subunit-associated regulatory protein-like, translating into MSDESPLQTRLTTDSPLASGSQENYVLLLVLLCVFAGGTLVLLSVLLIFCHRCCRGERRFSRASDDLEKTNTTYIEESQPTQDASIRPESGESLSSSGHGDTDAHHFLSAALTGRRVSFNEAAIYEQNANDQETGRRYTLTEGDFHHLKKARLTHLHMKILTILECDSPLLQHTSLSIFQPAGGPVLDAAGSWSALSPSCALPGNTHSSSIKPSRSHTIEVMNRSLLMDRDSTSCPAQGTMFHFLSKLRRHASLEGAGPFFSVKKWRRDTIQRAASLDTRGSPRRRGFQRQRAASETLDHVEETLQGGVSDFLLQKPTTQPQKEQPRRLSAGSLDTTSGAPPALSRLEVEAVMELRVNTDAVKDMTPTFPSTHGPPEEEDGEEDGQEMMAEASGGGSEEYGPVTHQESLEQHSLYRDIWSLRASLEQYASSDLSSNDRDSTRSDADSVCSAGASRAAVPGYQSQDIDDDIDGDGELPYDDMVREAEQRRTGRDSVDPERGSDGETNNRKLLQMDSGYASIEAPCKAPEEFRLFGSSSGKTASERRRFFTNSGRKGTVCESFEAQVFKEELEDEVSESSLSLETETPVTGEPQPTTKHRPCFRRRDYSIDEKTEALFNEFLRHDPQFDQQGSPSLRHRHRSRIHLRKQWQRSKQYSDPGATRLSPSLERQRCYPLRRGDSANFPLDTRYHSTLPRIASAADEEVSEGAASMESPEPEKSDPELEDADPLSETRSSGPDREENANNSSNNTSPHLFSLQTQDTSARDCGILEELGTNADPADSHKHSQMDRGGPVATFSSHLHLHTNTLSSNPTDPDQDSDYIHYIHTEISPSDKLASTLDDRLYSDLRTQRGSQECVVTVNRTSPGLEE
- the LOC113045078 gene encoding serine/threonine-protein kinase STK11-like; the encoded protein is MSLGGELQHLEYLTENELMGMDTFIHRIDSTEVIYQPRRKRAKLIGKYLMGDLLGEGSYGKVKEMLDSETLCRRAVKILKKKKLRRIPNGEANVKKEIQLLRRLQHKNIIQLVDVLYNDEKQKMYMVMEYCVCGMQEMLDSVPEKRFPVFQAHGYFCQLLDGLEYLHSQGIVHKDIKPGNLLLTTDGALKISDLGVAEALHPFAEDDTCRTSQGSPAFQPPEIANGLDTFSGFKVDIWSAGVTLYNITTSLYPFEGDNIYKLFENIGKGDYTVPEECGPQLSDLLRGMLEYDPVKRFSIQRIRQHNWVRKKHPPTEPPVPIPPSAETRDPWRSLTVMPYLEDLHGYTEDEDELFDGEDDIIYTQDFTVPGQVPEDEEDEEEERAPERTCAVAKPVCVNGTESAALKPKSERRSSSSSNPSRKGLSAASKIRKLPTCKQQ